The Kribbella shirazensis genomic interval GCGAGTCAGCCGGACGACGCGCGTGTTCTCGTGCCGACGGCCGATCGCCGCGAGACAGACCCGGAGCCTGCCGAACAGCTCTCACCGAGCCTTGTCCCAGGTCAACCAGACGCACCTGAGATGTCCATCTGAAGATCTTCCTCGATCAGCGCTCCCGCTGGACCCGGGGTGGATGAGATGGTTGTCGGGTGGACAGGGATGGGTTCTGGGGTCTGGTCGAGGATGCGCGCGCCTCGGTGGATGACACCGTGGCTGATCCGGACGGGGTTGCGGACGCGTTGACCAAGGTGCTTGGTGCGGCGGAGCCCGAGGAGATCGTGGGGTTCGGGACCGAGCTCGCGCGGTTGCAGGTCGAGTCGTACCGGTGGGACCTGTGGGCTGCGGCGTACCTGATCAACTCCGGCGCCTCGGAGGACGGGTTCGACTCGTTCCGGGGCTGGTTGATCGCCCAGGGTCGGGAGGTCTGGGACGCCGCGCTGGCGGATCCGGACTCGCTCGCCGACGTGGTGGACGAGGACCGGCCGGAGGGGTTCGAGGGGTTCGACGGCGAAGGGATGCTGCACGTCGGCAGTCACGCGTACAAGAACGCGACCGGCGACGAGGCGGCGTACTGGAAGGC includes:
- a CDS encoding DUF4240 domain-containing protein, translated to MDRDGFWGLVEDARASVDDTVADPDGVADALTKVLGAAEPEEIVGFGTELARLQVESYRWDLWAAAYLINSGASEDGFDSFRGWLIAQGREVWDAALADPDSLADVVDEDRPEGFEGFDGEGMLHVGSHAYKNATGDEAAYWKAVDAVAPDLPDLPAGKEIDFDDEDDLAMRLPRLAALYLDA